One Hippoglossus hippoglossus isolate fHipHip1 chromosome 13, fHipHip1.pri, whole genome shotgun sequence genomic window carries:
- the tpst1 gene encoding protein-tyrosine sulfotransferase 1 isoform X3, producing MPGSQQATIRGGNLNYTSVPFPIPLPKLPLWRYCPLLSLVCNMIGKLKQNLLVACLVISSVTVFYLGRHAMECHHRIEERGQPVGILPLSAMGGSMRTTLRTGQNLSTPFVYNKDMPLIFIGGVPRSGTTLMRAMLDAHPEVRCGEETRVIPRILAMKQMWSRSGREKMRLDEAGVTDEVLDAAMQAFLLEIIVKHGEPANFLCNKDPFALKSLAYLAKIFPHAKFVLMIRDGRASVHSMISRKVTIAGFDLGSYRDCLTKWNRAIETMYTQCLEASNKCLPVHYEQLVLHPEKWMRTLLKFLDIPWNDAVLHHEELIGKAGGVSLSKVERSTDQVIKPVNVEALSKWVGKIPADVVRDMAVIAPMLSRLGYDPHANPPNYGRPDPKVLDNTRRIQKSAERPNPS from the exons ATGCCTGGTTCCCAGCAAGCAACCATAAGGGGTGGGAATCTTAATTACACCTCAGTTCCTTTTCCCATCCCGCTCCCTAAATTGCCCCTGTGGAGATATTGTCCTCTGCTGTCTCTGGTCTGCAACATGATTGGCAAGCTGAAACAGAACTTGCTGGTGGCCTGTCTGGTCATCAGCTCAGTCACGGTGTTCTACCTGGGCCGCCATGCCATGGAGTGCCACCATCGCATCGAGGAGCGCGGTCAGCCGGttggaattctccctctgtcagCAATGGGTGGCAGCATGCGAACCACTTTACGGACAGGCCAGAATCTCAGTACACCTTTTGTTTACAACAAAGACATGCCACTCATCTTCATCGGCGGTGTGCCCCGAAGTGGAACCACACTAATGCGAGCAATGCTTGATGCCCACCCAGAGGTACGCTGTGGCGAGGAAACCCGTGTCATCCCACGTATCCTGGCCATGAAGCAGATGTGGAGCCGCTCAGGCCGAGAGAAGATGCGCCTGGATGAGGCAGGTGTGACAGATGAGGTGCTGGACGCCGCCATGCAGGCCTTCCTGCTGGAAATCATCGTCAAACATGGAGAGCCTGCCAACTTCCTGTGCAACAAGGACCCTTTTGCACTGAAGTCGCTTGCCTACCTGGCTAAAATATTTCCCCATGCCAAGTTTGTACTGATGATTCGTGATGGGCGGGCTTCAGTCCACTCCATGATCTCACGGAAGGTGACCATTGCTGGCTTTGATCTGGGCAGCTACCGGGACTGCCTGACAAAGTGGAATCGGGCCATAGAGACCATGTATACTCAGTGCCTGGAGgcatcaaataaatgtttaccaGTGCATTACGAACAGTTAGTCCTCCATCCTGAGAAATGGATGAGGACACTGCTCAAATTCCTTGACATTCCTTGGAATGATGCTGTTCTACACCACGAGGAGCTCATTGGGAAAGCTGGAGGAGTGTCCCTCTCCAA GGTGGAGAGGTCTACAGACCAGGTCATCAAGCCTGTCAATGTGGAGGCCTTGTCCAAGTGGGTGGGGAAGATCCCAGCAGACGTGGTGAGGGACATGGCTGTCATTGCACCAATGCTGTCCAGACTGGGCTACGATCCACACGCCAACCCTCCCAACTACGGCCGGCCTGACCCCAAGGTCCTGGACAACACCAGAAGG
- the tpst1 gene encoding protein-tyrosine sulfotransferase 1 isoform X1 has translation MPGSQQATIRGGNLNYTSVPFPIPLPKLPLWRYCPLLSLVCNMIGKLKQNLLVACLVISSVTVFYLGRHAMECHHRIEERGQPVGILPLSAMGGSMRTTLRTGQNLSTPFVYNKDMPLIFIGGVPRSGTTLMRAMLDAHPEVRCGEETRVIPRILAMKQMWSRSGREKMRLDEAGVTDEVLDAAMQAFLLEIIVKHGEPANFLCNKDPFALKSLAYLAKIFPHAKFVLMIRDGRASVHSMISRKVTIAGFDLGSYRDCLTKWNRAIETMYTQCLEASNKCLPVHYEQLVLHPEKWMRTLLKFLDIPWNDAVLHHEELIGKAGGVSLSKVERSTDQVIKPVNVEALSKWVGKIPADVVRDMAVIAPMLSRLGYDPHANPPNYGRPDPKVLDNTRRVFKGEFQLPDFLKEQSQQIQKSAERPNPS, from the exons ATGCCTGGTTCCCAGCAAGCAACCATAAGGGGTGGGAATCTTAATTACACCTCAGTTCCTTTTCCCATCCCGCTCCCTAAATTGCCCCTGTGGAGATATTGTCCTCTGCTGTCTCTGGTCTGCAACATGATTGGCAAGCTGAAACAGAACTTGCTGGTGGCCTGTCTGGTCATCAGCTCAGTCACGGTGTTCTACCTGGGCCGCCATGCCATGGAGTGCCACCATCGCATCGAGGAGCGCGGTCAGCCGGttggaattctccctctgtcagCAATGGGTGGCAGCATGCGAACCACTTTACGGACAGGCCAGAATCTCAGTACACCTTTTGTTTACAACAAAGACATGCCACTCATCTTCATCGGCGGTGTGCCCCGAAGTGGAACCACACTAATGCGAGCAATGCTTGATGCCCACCCAGAGGTACGCTGTGGCGAGGAAACCCGTGTCATCCCACGTATCCTGGCCATGAAGCAGATGTGGAGCCGCTCAGGCCGAGAGAAGATGCGCCTGGATGAGGCAGGTGTGACAGATGAGGTGCTGGACGCCGCCATGCAGGCCTTCCTGCTGGAAATCATCGTCAAACATGGAGAGCCTGCCAACTTCCTGTGCAACAAGGACCCTTTTGCACTGAAGTCGCTTGCCTACCTGGCTAAAATATTTCCCCATGCCAAGTTTGTACTGATGATTCGTGATGGGCGGGCTTCAGTCCACTCCATGATCTCACGGAAGGTGACCATTGCTGGCTTTGATCTGGGCAGCTACCGGGACTGCCTGACAAAGTGGAATCGGGCCATAGAGACCATGTATACTCAGTGCCTGGAGgcatcaaataaatgtttaccaGTGCATTACGAACAGTTAGTCCTCCATCCTGAGAAATGGATGAGGACACTGCTCAAATTCCTTGACATTCCTTGGAATGATGCTGTTCTACACCACGAGGAGCTCATTGGGAAAGCTGGAGGAGTGTCCCTCTCCAA GGTGGAGAGGTCTACAGACCAGGTCATCAAGCCTGTCAATGTGGAGGCCTTGTCCAAGTGGGTGGGGAAGATCCCAGCAGACGTGGTGAGGGACATGGCTGTCATTGCACCAATGCTGTCCAGACTGGGCTACGATCCACACGCCAACCCTCCCAACTACGGCCGGCCTGACCCCAAGGTCCTGGACAACACCAGAAGG
- the tpst1 gene encoding protein-tyrosine sulfotransferase 1 isoform X2: MPGSQQATIRGGNLNYTSVPFPIPLPKLPLWRYCPLLSLVCNMIGKLKQNLLVACLVISSVTVFYLGRHAMECHHRIEERGQPVGILPLSAMGGSMRTTLRTGQNLSTPFVYNKDMPLIFIGGVPRSGTTLMRAMLDAHPEVRCGEETRVIPRILAMKQMWSRSGREKMRLDEAGVTDEVLDAAMQAFLLEIIVKHGEPANFLCNKDPFALKSLAYLAKIFPHAKFVLMIRDGRASVHSMISRKVTIAGFDLGSYRDCLTKWNRAIETMYTQCLEASNKCLPVHYEQLVLHPEKWMRTLLKFLDIPWNDAVLHHEELIGKAGGVSLSKVERSTDQVIKPVNVEALSKWVGKIPADVVRDMAVIAPMLSRLGYDPHANPPNYGRPDPKVLDNTRRYWEEDYFTLHPGEETRVEDWGKEEL; the protein is encoded by the exons ATGCCTGGTTCCCAGCAAGCAACCATAAGGGGTGGGAATCTTAATTACACCTCAGTTCCTTTTCCCATCCCGCTCCCTAAATTGCCCCTGTGGAGATATTGTCCTCTGCTGTCTCTGGTCTGCAACATGATTGGCAAGCTGAAACAGAACTTGCTGGTGGCCTGTCTGGTCATCAGCTCAGTCACGGTGTTCTACCTGGGCCGCCATGCCATGGAGTGCCACCATCGCATCGAGGAGCGCGGTCAGCCGGttggaattctccctctgtcagCAATGGGTGGCAGCATGCGAACCACTTTACGGACAGGCCAGAATCTCAGTACACCTTTTGTTTACAACAAAGACATGCCACTCATCTTCATCGGCGGTGTGCCCCGAAGTGGAACCACACTAATGCGAGCAATGCTTGATGCCCACCCAGAGGTACGCTGTGGCGAGGAAACCCGTGTCATCCCACGTATCCTGGCCATGAAGCAGATGTGGAGCCGCTCAGGCCGAGAGAAGATGCGCCTGGATGAGGCAGGTGTGACAGATGAGGTGCTGGACGCCGCCATGCAGGCCTTCCTGCTGGAAATCATCGTCAAACATGGAGAGCCTGCCAACTTCCTGTGCAACAAGGACCCTTTTGCACTGAAGTCGCTTGCCTACCTGGCTAAAATATTTCCCCATGCCAAGTTTGTACTGATGATTCGTGATGGGCGGGCTTCAGTCCACTCCATGATCTCACGGAAGGTGACCATTGCTGGCTTTGATCTGGGCAGCTACCGGGACTGCCTGACAAAGTGGAATCGGGCCATAGAGACCATGTATACTCAGTGCCTGGAGgcatcaaataaatgtttaccaGTGCATTACGAACAGTTAGTCCTCCATCCTGAGAAATGGATGAGGACACTGCTCAAATTCCTTGACATTCCTTGGAATGATGCTGTTCTACACCACGAGGAGCTCATTGGGAAAGCTGGAGGAGTGTCCCTCTCCAA GGTGGAGAGGTCTACAGACCAGGTCATCAAGCCTGTCAATGTGGAGGCCTTGTCCAAGTGGGTGGGGAAGATCCCAGCAGACGTGGTGAGGGACATGGCTGTCATTGCACCAATGCTGTCCAGACTGGGCTACGATCCACACGCCAACCCTCCCAACTACGGCCGGCCTGACCCCAAGGTCCTGGACAACACCAGAAGG TACTGGGAAGAAGATTATTTCACATTGCACCctggagaggagacaagagTTGAGGATTGGGGAAAGGAGGAGCTTTAG
- the tpst1 gene encoding protein-tyrosine sulfotransferase 1 isoform X4, giving the protein MPGSQQATIRGGNLNYTSVPFPIPLPKLPLWRYCPLLSLVCNMIGKLKQNLLVACLVISSVTVFYLGRHAMECHHRIEERGQPVGILPLSAMGGSMRTTLRTGQNLSTPFVYNKDMPLIFIGGVPRSGTTLMRAMLDAHPEVRCGEETRVIPRILAMKQMWSRSGREKMRLDEAGVTDEVLDAAMQAFLLEIIVKHGEPANFLCNKDPFALKSLAYLAKIFPHAKFVLMIRDGRASVHSMISRKVTIAGFDLGSYRDCLTKWNRAIETMYTQCLEASNKCLPVHYEQLVLHPEKWMRTLLKFLDIPWNDAVLHHEELIGKAGGVSLSKSKRAPRGLSHRPCSCHYS; this is encoded by the exons ATGCCTGGTTCCCAGCAAGCAACCATAAGGGGTGGGAATCTTAATTACACCTCAGTTCCTTTTCCCATCCCGCTCCCTAAATTGCCCCTGTGGAGATATTGTCCTCTGCTGTCTCTGGTCTGCAACATGATTGGCAAGCTGAAACAGAACTTGCTGGTGGCCTGTCTGGTCATCAGCTCAGTCACGGTGTTCTACCTGGGCCGCCATGCCATGGAGTGCCACCATCGCATCGAGGAGCGCGGTCAGCCGGttggaattctccctctgtcagCAATGGGTGGCAGCATGCGAACCACTTTACGGACAGGCCAGAATCTCAGTACACCTTTTGTTTACAACAAAGACATGCCACTCATCTTCATCGGCGGTGTGCCCCGAAGTGGAACCACACTAATGCGAGCAATGCTTGATGCCCACCCAGAGGTACGCTGTGGCGAGGAAACCCGTGTCATCCCACGTATCCTGGCCATGAAGCAGATGTGGAGCCGCTCAGGCCGAGAGAAGATGCGCCTGGATGAGGCAGGTGTGACAGATGAGGTGCTGGACGCCGCCATGCAGGCCTTCCTGCTGGAAATCATCGTCAAACATGGAGAGCCTGCCAACTTCCTGTGCAACAAGGACCCTTTTGCACTGAAGTCGCTTGCCTACCTGGCTAAAATATTTCCCCATGCCAAGTTTGTACTGATGATTCGTGATGGGCGGGCTTCAGTCCACTCCATGATCTCACGGAAGGTGACCATTGCTGGCTTTGATCTGGGCAGCTACCGGGACTGCCTGACAAAGTGGAATCGGGCCATAGAGACCATGTATACTCAGTGCCTGGAGgcatcaaataaatgtttaccaGTGCATTACGAACAGTTAGTCCTCCATCCTGAGAAATGGATGAGGACACTGCTCAAATTCCTTGACATTCCTTGGAATGATGCTGTTCTACACCACGAGGAGCTCATTGGGAAAGCTGGAGGAGTGTCCCTCTCCAA GTCCAAAAGAGCTCCCAGAGGATTGTCCCATCGTCCATGTTCCTGTCACTacagctag